In the Leifsonia sp. 466MF genome, one interval contains:
- a CDS encoding aldo/keto reductase: MARSEAQRLRRGNARVPDPVEVGRIGQPFGRIVVVAHVVRLVAWRHPLLEEDTMRRRTFGATGWSVSELALGTMMFGAMGNTDHDDSARIINRALDAGINLVDTADVYSQGESEEIVGAAISSRRDEVVLATKFGLPMGEDANQSGASRRWIVQAVEGSLRRLKTDRIDLYQLHRFDWSTDLSETLSALDDLIRAGKVLAVGASTFAAEKIVEAQWVAERTGTHRFVSEQPMYSILGRTPERSVFPVAQQFGMGVMTYSPLHGGWLSGRPRTETAHHARSRAALYDPETEAGRRRVRAVDELQTIAADAGLTMPQLAIAFVTSHPAVTAALIGPRTQEQLDGLLTAADIVLGDDVLDRIDAVVAPGAEVNDDSYNATPPALAERALRRR; encoded by the coding sequence ATGGCTCGTAGCGAAGCACAGCGGCTCCGTCGCGGCAACGCGAGGGTGCCCGATCCGGTCGAAGTCGGCAGGATCGGGCAGCCCTTCGGCAGGATCGTGGTCGTCGCGCACGTCGTCCGGCTGGTGGCATGGAGACATCCGCTTCTGGAGGAGGACACGATGAGACGACGGACGTTCGGAGCGACCGGATGGTCGGTGAGCGAGCTGGCGCTGGGCACGATGATGTTCGGCGCGATGGGGAACACCGACCACGACGACAGCGCCAGAATCATCAACCGGGCACTCGATGCGGGCATCAACCTGGTGGATACCGCAGACGTGTATTCGCAGGGCGAGTCGGAGGAGATCGTCGGCGCGGCTATCTCCTCGCGACGCGACGAGGTGGTGCTCGCGACGAAGTTCGGACTGCCGATGGGCGAGGACGCCAACCAGTCCGGCGCGTCACGCCGCTGGATCGTGCAGGCGGTGGAGGGAAGCCTCCGCCGGCTGAAGACTGATCGCATCGACCTCTACCAGCTCCATCGGTTCGACTGGAGTACCGATCTGAGCGAGACCCTGTCGGCGCTCGACGACCTCATCCGTGCCGGGAAGGTGCTCGCCGTCGGCGCGTCGACCTTCGCGGCCGAGAAGATCGTCGAGGCACAGTGGGTCGCCGAACGGACAGGCACCCATCGTTTCGTGAGCGAGCAGCCGATGTACTCCATCCTCGGGCGGACGCCGGAGCGCTCGGTCTTCCCCGTCGCACAGCAGTTCGGGATGGGCGTGATGACCTACAGCCCGCTGCACGGCGGGTGGCTGTCCGGCCGCCCGCGGACCGAGACCGCGCATCACGCCAGGAGCCGGGCCGCACTGTACGACCCGGAGACGGAAGCCGGCCGCCGGCGCGTGCGGGCGGTCGACGAGCTGCAGACGATCGCGGCCGACGCCGGCCTCACGATGCCGCAGCTGGCGATCGCGTTCGTGACCTCGCATCCCGCTGTCACCGCCGCCCTCATCGGGCCGCGGACGCAGGAGCAGCTCGACGGCCTGCTCACGGCTGCCGACATCGTGCTGGGCGATGACGTGCTCGACCGCATCGATGCTGTCGTCGCGCCAGGCGCCGAGGTCAACGACGATAGCTACAACGCCACGCCCCCGGCCCTCGCCGAGCGCGCACTGCGCCGGCGGTGA
- a CDS encoding MBL fold metallo-hydrolase: MTTPLTFEVYTERREGLTRDLPPGNEEWRWVANTATLIVGEHEAVLVDTFATIAQNERLIEWVRSHDIPLAAVYLTHGHGDHAYGVGQLRAAFPGVRALATAGTVAELEVQARPEWRDDFWGRLFPGQIPEVEFPEVVEGGFSLEGHDLIVVEGGHTDTEGTTSLWAPDAGLVVAGDVVYNATYPYLAETTAETRRTWVAALERLRALEPRWVVSGHKQPDRPDSPADIEATIQYFRDIEETETTPGDPLGFYERMLLKQPGRANVGSLWGAAKAITAERG; encoded by the coding sequence ATGACCACCCCGCTGACGTTCGAGGTCTACACGGAGCGACGCGAAGGACTCACCCGCGACCTCCCGCCGGGCAACGAGGAATGGCGATGGGTCGCCAACACGGCGACCCTCATCGTCGGCGAACATGAGGCCGTGCTGGTGGACACGTTCGCGACCATCGCGCAGAACGAGCGGCTGATCGAGTGGGTCCGGTCGCACGACATCCCGCTCGCCGCCGTCTATCTGACCCACGGTCACGGCGACCACGCGTACGGGGTGGGACAGCTGCGTGCCGCGTTCCCCGGCGTGCGGGCGCTGGCCACCGCGGGCACCGTCGCCGAACTGGAGGTGCAGGCGCGGCCCGAATGGCGGGACGACTTCTGGGGCCGGCTCTTCCCGGGCCAGATCCCCGAGGTGGAGTTCCCCGAGGTCGTGGAGGGTGGCTTCAGCCTGGAAGGACACGACCTGATCGTCGTGGAGGGCGGCCACACGGACACGGAGGGGACGACCTCCCTGTGGGCGCCCGACGCCGGACTCGTCGTCGCCGGCGACGTGGTCTACAACGCGACGTACCCGTACCTCGCCGAGACGACGGCGGAGACGCGGCGCACCTGGGTGGCCGCCCTGGAGCGTCTCCGTGCCCTGGAGCCGCGGTGGGTGGTCAGCGGGCACAAGCAACCGGACCGCCCGGACTCGCCCGCGGACATCGAGGCGACCATCCAGTACTTCCGCGACATCGAGGAGACCGAGACGACGCCGGGCGACCCGCTGGGCTTCTACGAGAGGATGCTGCTGAAGCAGCCCGGGCGCGCGAACGTCGGCTCGCTGTGGGGTGCGGCGAAGGCGATCACCGCCGAGCGCGGCTGA
- the panD gene encoding aspartate 1-decarboxylase: MLRTMFKSKIHRATVTHADLHYVGSLTVDSELMAAADLLPGEQVAVVDVTNGARFETYLIAGEPGSGVIGVNGAAAHLAEIGDTVIVISYAQLDDAEARTFVPTVVHVDAANRILAIGGDPADAVTPGVERPPLAL, translated from the coding sequence GTGCTCCGAACGATGTTCAAGTCGAAGATCCACCGCGCGACGGTGACGCACGCCGACCTCCACTACGTCGGCTCGCTGACCGTCGACAGCGAGCTGATGGCGGCGGCCGACCTGCTGCCGGGGGAGCAGGTCGCCGTGGTGGATGTGACCAACGGCGCGCGCTTCGAGACCTACCTGATCGCCGGGGAGCCGGGCAGCGGCGTCATCGGCGTGAACGGTGCGGCCGCCCACCTTGCGGAAATCGGCGACACGGTCATCGTCATCTCCTACGCGCAGCTGGACGACGCAGAGGCCCGCACGTTCGTTCCGACCGTTGTGCACGTCGACGCGGCCAACCGCATCCTCGCGATCGGCGGCGACCCCGCGGACGCCGTGACGCCGGGCGTCGAACGGCCGCCGCTCGCGCTCTGA
- a CDS encoding helix-turn-helix transcriptional regulator: protein MVKPTRVTNSLRALRFAAGEMTQAELAERVGVTRQTIIAIEQGRYSPSLEMAFQLARVFGVPLDDVFQYPEN from the coding sequence ATGGTGAAGCCCACGCGCGTGACCAACTCGCTTCGCGCGCTGCGCTTCGCGGCCGGCGAGATGACGCAGGCCGAGCTCGCCGAGCGGGTCGGGGTCACGCGGCAGACGATCATCGCCATCGAGCAGGGACGCTACTCCCCCTCCCTCGAGATGGCCTTCCAGCTGGCGCGGGTGTTCGGGGTCCCCCTCGACGACGTCTTCCAGTACCCGGAGAACTGA
- a CDS encoding NAD(P)-dependent alcohol dehydrogenase, translating into MDTNEGRTMRAVTQDAYGPPSALRVERIPVPVPGENQVLVRVRAAGVDAGTWHLTTGRPYLMRAIGFGWRGPKARVRGLGFAGVVEEIGAGSQTGRRVGDAVFGSADGALAEFVVAPADDLVAVPPGVGFEEAAAVPISAVTALQAVTASGAGAGDRVLVIGAAGGVGHIAVQLAAARGAQVTGVCSGPKAELVRSLGAQEVIDYTTTDIVTLGRVYDAIIDTAGNRPLTALRSILSPTGSVVLVGGESGGPLLGGIQRTAAAGMLDRFSRQRLVGLVAREQPEDLRELARLLSDGSFRPVIDTVYPIEETAAAVAHIGEGRARGKVVVVP; encoded by the coding sequence ATGGACACGAACGAGGGCCGCACGATGCGGGCCGTCACCCAGGACGCCTACGGACCGCCGAGCGCGCTGCGCGTCGAGCGCATCCCGGTGCCGGTGCCCGGCGAGAACCAGGTGCTGGTGCGGGTGCGGGCGGCCGGGGTGGATGCGGGCACCTGGCATCTCACGACCGGCCGGCCGTACCTGATGCGCGCGATCGGATTCGGCTGGCGCGGCCCGAAGGCACGCGTGCGCGGTCTCGGGTTCGCCGGAGTGGTCGAGGAGATCGGCGCCGGCTCGCAGACCGGCCGGCGGGTCGGGGACGCCGTGTTCGGGTCGGCGGACGGCGCCCTGGCGGAGTTCGTCGTCGCGCCAGCGGACGACCTCGTGGCCGTGCCGCCCGGCGTCGGTTTCGAGGAGGCCGCGGCCGTGCCGATCTCGGCGGTGACGGCCCTCCAGGCGGTCACCGCGAGCGGCGCAGGCGCAGGCGACCGCGTGCTCGTCATCGGCGCGGCCGGCGGCGTCGGCCACATCGCGGTCCAGCTCGCAGCGGCCCGCGGAGCCCAGGTGACCGGGGTCTGCAGCGGACCGAAGGCGGAGCTCGTCCGCTCGCTCGGCGCGCAGGAGGTCATCGACTACACGACGACCGACATCGTGACGCTCGGTCGGGTCTACGACGCCATCATCGACACCGCCGGCAACCGCCCGCTCACCGCGCTGCGCAGCATCCTGAGCCCCACCGGCTCGGTCGTGCTCGTCGGCGGCGAATCCGGTGGCCCGCTGCTCGGCGGCATCCAGCGGACGGCGGCGGCCGGGATGCTCGACCGCTTCAGCCGGCAGCGGCTGGTCGGCCTCGTCGCGCGAGAGCAACCGGAGGACCTGCGCGAGCTGGCCCGGCTGCTCTCCGACGGATCCTTCCGGCCCGTCATCGACACGGTGTATCCGATCGAGGAGACGGCCGCCGCGGTGGCGCACATCGGCGAGGGACGCGCGCGGGGCAAGGTCGTCGTCGTGCCGTGA
- a CDS encoding AraC family transcriptional regulator, with the protein MMRLPTDPTCVLVQMRATTHAESAVYRRMHRHSFGHVGLSQIASVAQSVEARLDEVPARAMESTQLQLVHSGSLILEQDGTQRRFGAGELAMYDASRHFSFVYPDEFRTTIVQVPTVLLSARGVLPASLGARSVDVASTGRQELEGLLRGSVGRGVRPGDDPVSLSSRIVRAARLMVDEELGAPRERNAPAARLVREATDLLHREYAGPGLTTAAVAARLHVSLRTLFAAFEDADDSLASTLRRVRLGAAERLLLTTRLPISEVAYAVGYADVTAFIRAWKTATGWTPARWRRLRAGWSAADERG; encoded by the coding sequence ATGATGCGACTGCCGACCGACCCGACGTGCGTCCTCGTGCAGATGCGCGCGACGACGCACGCGGAGAGCGCGGTCTATCGACGCATGCACCGGCACTCGTTCGGTCACGTCGGGTTGTCGCAGATCGCGTCCGTCGCGCAGAGCGTCGAGGCGCGCCTGGACGAAGTGCCCGCTCGGGCGATGGAGAGCACCCAGCTGCAGTTGGTGCACAGCGGCAGCCTCATCCTCGAACAGGACGGAACGCAGAGGCGTTTCGGCGCGGGGGAGCTGGCGATGTACGACGCGAGCCGGCACTTCTCCTTCGTCTATCCGGACGAGTTCCGGACGACGATCGTGCAGGTCCCGACCGTCCTGCTCTCCGCACGCGGGGTGCTCCCGGCCTCGCTCGGTGCGCGATCGGTGGACGTCGCGTCCACCGGTCGCCAGGAGCTCGAGGGGCTGCTGCGCGGTTCCGTCGGCCGCGGTGTCCGGCCGGGCGACGATCCGGTGTCGCTGTCCTCGCGGATCGTCCGGGCGGCGCGGCTGATGGTCGACGAGGAGCTGGGCGCCCCACGCGAGAGGAACGCTCCGGCAGCCCGCCTGGTGCGGGAGGCGACGGACCTGCTCCACCGCGAGTACGCCGGCCCCGGACTGACCACTGCGGCCGTCGCTGCGCGTCTTCACGTATCGCTCCGGACGCTCTTCGCCGCGTTCGAGGACGCCGACGACTCTCTGGCATCAACCCTGCGCCGGGTACGGCTCGGGGCCGCCGAACGCCTTCTGCTCACGACCCGGCTGCCGATCTCCGAGGTCGCGTACGCCGTCGGCTACGCGGACGTCACCGCGTTCATCCGCGCCTGGAAGACCGCGACAGGATGGACGCCCGCCCGGTGGCGACGGCTCAGGGCCGGCTGGTCCGCCGCGGACGAGCGCGGCTGA
- a CDS encoding TetR/AcrR family transcriptional regulator — translation MARRREFDEDAFLARSTAVFWQKGYTATAMSDLAEAAGVGNGSIYAAYGSKPELFLLLFERYCESRVDIVRHAMADGATADEAVRLFFRAVVADCAAHQPSWGCLMLNSLAELGRDWPEVAAVCARAIAAMEQLVDARLARDGIPEDGRATLAAEIVLVSQGLIQFSRVEDDPERLASIADSSLAHLAPALQAA, via the coding sequence ATGGCTCGCCGTCGAGAGTTTGACGAGGATGCGTTTCTCGCGCGCAGCACTGCCGTGTTCTGGCAGAAGGGGTACACCGCGACCGCGATGTCCGACCTGGCCGAGGCGGCCGGTGTCGGCAACGGCAGCATCTACGCCGCGTACGGCTCGAAGCCCGAGCTGTTCCTTCTGCTGTTCGAGCGCTACTGCGAGAGCCGGGTGGACATCGTGCGGCATGCGATGGCCGACGGCGCCACCGCGGACGAGGCCGTACGGCTCTTCTTCCGCGCTGTGGTCGCGGATTGCGCCGCGCATCAGCCCAGCTGGGGGTGCCTGATGCTGAACAGCCTCGCCGAACTCGGCCGCGACTGGCCCGAGGTGGCGGCGGTCTGCGCTCGCGCCATCGCCGCCATGGAGCAGCTCGTCGACGCGCGACTCGCTCGCGACGGCATCCCGGAGGACGGCCGTGCGACACTCGCGGCCGAGATCGTGCTCGTCTCGCAGGGACTCATTCAGTTCAGCCGCGTCGAGGACGACCCGGAACGGCTGGCGAGCATCGCGGATTCGTCGCTCGCCCATCTGGCGCCGGCTCTGCAGGCTGCCTGA
- a CDS encoding helix-turn-helix domain-containing protein — protein sequence MSDSNAALGAYLRARRDALLPEDVGLRSEPRRRVRGLRRQEVAGMAGISPEYYLRLEQGRDHQPSPQVLLALGRALQLDADATVYLFRLAGQTVPARHTADCPPALSGTPADVLDNVNVLLDQWTMAPAYVVDRNQDVLAVNHLGRAFIPLSLPPGANMVEAIVDAALAAGDDRRPYWQRAVRGAVASLRYHAEPDDPRLQLLVAALSSRSKDFRDVWASHEARPQRRGVALVHIEPFDYIPFRWQTFEVPGGGQHLTTFFGDPGSPAAAAIEYLQARLRVDRALDSADVAVPSPDELIEDEPGVGR from the coding sequence ATGAGCGACTCCAACGCCGCCCTCGGCGCCTACCTCCGCGCCCGCCGCGACGCCCTGCTTCCGGAGGACGTCGGACTCCGCTCCGAACCGCGCCGTCGCGTGCGTGGCCTCCGCCGCCAGGAGGTGGCCGGGATGGCCGGCATCAGCCCCGAGTACTACCTGCGGCTGGAGCAGGGACGCGACCACCAGCCGTCACCGCAGGTCCTGCTGGCGCTCGGCCGTGCGCTGCAGCTCGACGCCGACGCGACGGTGTACCTGTTCCGGCTCGCCGGGCAGACGGTCCCCGCCCGGCACACCGCGGACTGCCCGCCGGCCCTCAGCGGGACTCCGGCAGACGTGCTGGACAACGTGAACGTCCTCCTCGACCAGTGGACGATGGCGCCCGCGTACGTGGTCGACCGCAACCAGGACGTGCTGGCCGTGAACCACCTGGGCCGCGCGTTCATCCCGCTGTCCCTGCCTCCCGGCGCGAACATGGTCGAGGCGATCGTCGACGCAGCCCTCGCGGCGGGCGACGACCGACGGCCCTACTGGCAGCGGGCGGTGCGCGGGGCCGTCGCCAGCCTCCGCTACCACGCCGAGCCCGACGACCCGCGGCTGCAGCTGCTCGTCGCAGCACTGTCCTCGCGCTCCAAGGACTTCCGCGACGTCTGGGCGAGCCACGAAGCGCGCCCGCAGCGGCGCGGCGTCGCGCTCGTGCACATCGAGCCGTTCGACTACATCCCCTTCCGCTGGCAGACATTCGAGGTTCCGGGAGGCGGCCAGCACCTGACGACGTTCTTCGGCGACCCCGGCTCCCCGGCGGCCGCGGCGATCGAGTACCTCCAGGCGAGGCTGCGGGTCGATCGCGCCCTCGACTCCGCCGACGTCGCCGTTCCGTCTCCGGACGAGCTGATCGAAGACGAGCCGGGCGTCGGACGGTGA
- a CDS encoding alpha/beta hydrolase, producing the protein MATPTIVLIHGAFADAASFAPVTRILLDQGHTVRVPAVPNRSLLGDSAYIRSVVEQIDGPVLLAGHSYGGAVITVAGAADNVVGLVYISGYALDEGESLGQLQGGFPDSDLAANLVYTPFPIEGSEPGTDVSVKVDAFPDVFAAGIDREVSEVLAASQRPLAALAFSETAPVAAWKTKPGWGIVSSADHTINPDVERFGYKRAGLRSVIEIDAPHLVMRSHPAEVAKVIADAAAELA; encoded by the coding sequence ATGGCCACACCCACCATCGTCCTCATCCACGGAGCCTTCGCCGACGCGGCGAGCTTCGCTCCTGTCACCCGCATCCTGCTCGACCAGGGCCACACGGTGCGCGTTCCCGCGGTCCCGAACCGCAGCCTCCTCGGCGACTCGGCGTACATCCGCTCGGTCGTCGAGCAGATCGACGGCCCCGTGCTCCTGGCGGGCCACTCCTACGGCGGCGCGGTGATCACCGTCGCCGGTGCGGCGGACAACGTCGTCGGGCTCGTCTACATCTCGGGTTACGCACTCGACGAGGGCGAGAGCCTCGGGCAGCTGCAGGGCGGCTTCCCCGACTCCGACCTCGCCGCCAACCTGGTCTACACGCCGTTCCCCATCGAGGGCTCCGAGCCCGGGACCGACGTGTCGGTGAAGGTGGATGCGTTCCCGGACGTGTTCGCCGCCGGCATCGACCGCGAGGTCAGCGAGGTGCTCGCCGCGTCGCAGCGTCCGCTCGCCGCGCTGGCGTTCAGCGAGACCGCTCCGGTCGCGGCGTGGAAGACGAAGCCGGGATGGGGCATCGTCTCGTCGGCCGACCACACCATCAACCCGGATGTCGAGCGCTTCGGCTACAAGCGGGCCGGGCTGCGCTCAGTGATCGAGATCGACGCGCCGCACCTGGTGATGCGCTCCCACCCCGCCGAGGTGGCGAAGGTCATCGCCGACGCCGCCGCCGAGCTGGCCTGA
- a CDS encoding alpha/beta hydrolase, with protein sequence MATANPHGYALEAAAQAFCEATANPPFLYQLPPEEGRKAVDQVQDSEIAKPAVDEKWITVDGGPTGSVPVRIVRPQGASGPLPVVLYTHGAGWVFGDAHTHDRLVRDLAVGTGAAVVFPEYTRSPDVRYPVANEQSYTVAKWVVEHGADEELDGTRMAIAGDSVGGNMAIALTLMAKERGDLAFRGQVLFYPVTDAAFDDGSYQEFADGYWLTRDAMLWYWDQYTTSADERASITVSPLRATEEQLAGLPPALVINAECDVLRDEGEAYAAKLRRAGVAVTGVRYEGIIHDFVMVNSMHDTPQARAAVAQAVAFLSDWLAS encoded by the coding sequence ATGGCGACAGCCAACCCGCACGGCTACGCACTCGAGGCCGCCGCGCAGGCGTTCTGCGAGGCAACCGCGAACCCACCCTTCCTCTACCAGCTCCCGCCGGAGGAGGGCAGGAAGGCGGTCGACCAGGTCCAGGACTCCGAGATCGCGAAGCCCGCCGTCGATGAGAAGTGGATCACCGTCGACGGCGGTCCGACCGGCTCCGTTCCTGTCCGGATCGTCCGGCCGCAGGGCGCATCCGGTCCCCTTCCGGTCGTGCTGTACACGCACGGCGCCGGCTGGGTGTTCGGCGACGCCCACACCCACGACCGCCTGGTCCGCGACCTCGCGGTCGGCACGGGGGCCGCGGTCGTGTTCCCGGAGTACACGCGCTCCCCCGACGTCCGCTACCCGGTCGCGAACGAGCAGTCGTACACCGTGGCGAAGTGGGTCGTCGAGCACGGTGCCGACGAAGAGCTCGACGGAACCCGCATGGCGATCGCCGGCGACTCCGTCGGCGGCAACATGGCCATCGCCCTCACGCTGATGGCGAAGGAGCGCGGCGACCTCGCGTTCCGCGGCCAGGTGCTGTTCTATCCGGTGACGGATGCGGCGTTCGACGACGGCTCGTACCAGGAGTTCGCGGACGGCTACTGGCTCACCCGGGACGCGATGCTCTGGTACTGGGACCAGTACACGACGAGCGCCGACGAGCGCGCGAGCATCACCGTCTCACCGCTGCGGGCGACCGAGGAACAGCTCGCCGGGCTTCCGCCCGCACTCGTCATCAACGCGGAGTGCGACGTGCTCCGCGACGAGGGCGAGGCGTACGCGGCCAAGCTCCGCCGGGCCGGTGTGGCGGTCACGGGTGTGCGGTACGAGGGCATCATCCACGACTTCGTGATGGTCAACAGCATGCACGACACCCCGCAGGCGCGTGCGGCCGTCGCGCAGGCGGTCGCCTTCCTGAGCGACTGGCTGGCGTCATGA
- a CDS encoding MaoC family dehydratase, giving the protein MSGATFDPLDFAIVEPRTFEQLTVGEVFRAPSRTVTDAHASAFQAVSADNHPVHYDEVWAKAHGHSAPVVHGLQVLAFTAPGATLFPHIIGEVFIAFTGLSARFLQEVHAGDTLYSQLEITALTPDGPNGIVTAAVTVHNQRSEVVLSGEHTYLLRRTPQPAEG; this is encoded by the coding sequence ATGAGCGGCGCGACGTTCGATCCGCTCGACTTCGCCATCGTCGAGCCGCGCACCTTCGAACAGCTGACCGTGGGCGAGGTCTTCCGGGCGCCGAGCCGCACGGTCACCGACGCGCACGCATCGGCGTTCCAGGCCGTGTCGGCCGACAACCACCCCGTGCACTACGACGAGGTGTGGGCGAAGGCGCACGGCCACAGCGCTCCCGTCGTGCACGGCCTCCAGGTGCTCGCCTTCACCGCTCCGGGGGCGACCCTGTTCCCGCATATCATCGGAGAGGTATTCATCGCGTTCACCGGGCTCTCGGCGCGCTTCCTCCAGGAGGTCCACGCCGGCGACACCCTCTACTCGCAACTGGAGATCACCGCCTTGACACCGGACGGCCCCAACGGAATCGTCACCGCAGCGGTGACCGTGCACAATCAGCGGTCGGAGGTCGTCCTCTCCGGCGAGCACACCTACCTGTTGCGGCGGACTCCGCAGCCGGCGGAGGGATGA
- a CDS encoding DUF5996 family protein, which produces MMAPVAEPRVQLPVDRWVATRDTLHMWTQVVGKIRMALTPPINHWWHVTLYPSARGLGTGPIPLPSRILDIEFDFVDHELVVRTSDGGLRRFPLAGHSVATFYAATLEALADLGVTVDIHAVPNEVAVAIPFAEDTEHCTYEPEQARAFWRQLIDAQRMLLEFRSGFTGKVSPVHYFWGAMDLAVTRFSGRTAPPHPGGAPNCPDSVMLEGYSRELSSAGFWPGGGAEGAFYSYAYPAPDGFERTPMPAGAFYSDELGEFLLPYENVRHAEDPEGLVRDFLEATYRAAAELGRWPVPGGQGVHGEVTHGEAADADAAHPVTAR; this is translated from the coding sequence ATGATGGCGCCGGTCGCCGAGCCACGGGTGCAGCTCCCCGTCGACAGGTGGGTCGCGACGCGCGACACGCTCCACATGTGGACGCAGGTCGTCGGGAAGATCCGGATGGCGCTGACGCCGCCCATCAACCACTGGTGGCACGTCACGCTGTATCCGAGCGCCCGCGGGCTCGGCACCGGCCCCATCCCCCTCCCGTCGCGGATCCTCGACATCGAGTTCGACTTCGTCGACCACGAGCTCGTAGTGCGCACCAGCGACGGCGGCCTGCGCCGCTTCCCGCTGGCCGGGCACTCGGTCGCCACGTTCTACGCCGCGACGCTGGAGGCGCTCGCCGACCTCGGCGTGACCGTCGACATCCACGCGGTCCCCAACGAGGTGGCGGTGGCCATCCCGTTCGCCGAGGACACTGAGCACTGCACGTACGAGCCCGAGCAGGCGCGGGCGTTCTGGCGGCAGCTGATCGACGCCCAGCGGATGCTGCTCGAATTCCGCTCGGGCTTCACCGGCAAGGTGAGCCCCGTGCACTACTTCTGGGGTGCGATGGATCTGGCGGTCACCCGGTTCTCGGGTCGGACCGCACCGCCGCATCCCGGGGGCGCGCCGAACTGCCCGGACAGCGTCATGCTGGAGGGCTACTCCCGCGAGCTGAGCAGCGCCGGCTTCTGGCCGGGCGGAGGAGCCGAGGGCGCCTTCTACTCGTACGCGTACCCCGCGCCGGACGGGTTCGAGCGGACGCCGATGCCCGCGGGGGCGTTCTACAGCGATGAGCTCGGCGAGTTCCTGCTGCCGTACGAGAACGTCCGGCATGCGGAGGACCCGGAGGGGCTGGTCCGCGACTTCCTCGAGGCGACGTATCGGGCCGCCGCCGAGCTTGGGCGGTGGCCGGTGCCCGGTGGCCAGGGAGTGCATGGCGAGGTAACGCATGGCGAGGCGGCCGATGCCGACGCGGCGCATCCCGTGACCGCGCGATGA